GACATTTTAGACACAGacagtcgaagagagagagagagagagagagagagagagagagagagagagagagagagagagagagagagagagagagagagagagagagagagaggtgggcatACCgacagagtgatagagagggaagggaaccaGGAATAAGACCTAtacaaatacgaaaaaaaaaacattcaccagTACTATACAACTGTAATCAGTTCCCCCTATCACCCATTTTCATTCTCTTACTTAACTCCCAACAAGAATACACGATACTATACGTAACCTACACTCTCACACGATCCATTGCCACGTGTGTATCAGCCACCAACACACAGGACTACCATTGTACACAGGGGCAGGGCTAACACTACTCTCACGTGGTAAAACAACACAACATGGGAAGGTATCCTGGCGCTATGGCATCTCAGTCCTAATAACTAGCTTAATTTTCAAACTAGTGAGGATCGAAAGGTATCGTTGCTGTTGTGTGGTAGTTTGGTGGTCCTTTTTTATGAGGAGAAATGATCGTGTTTTGTTTAAAGAGGTTGTTTTGAAGTGGGTCTCTGTGAGTTTGTTTGGAAAATGTTTGTAAACGTTTGTGGTGGTTTGGTTATGTTATGGTTTATGTTTTGTGCTGGTTAAAAGGAAGGCAATGGATGTAAGATCATCCAAGGAGTtccttgatatatacatatataaaactgatTGATTTGTATAAATATTACGTGTGTAAAATAACTCTCTTCACAGGAATGTAACATCAGATCCATATTATAAAAATATCGGCATAGGTAATTAAAATACATTTATTTGATGTCAATAATAAATTTTGCTATACAATAGTAGCTACTGCATAAAGTGACTTCATCTGCTACATATAATCATGTTCAACATTATTAGGTAAATGATTTTGTCTTTTTAGTTATTTCATGTATcttactcttttttattgttttacatCCAAATCTGTAAGTTTGTTTATTTGACATTATATCTTCAGCCGTCATTTACGCTAAACATTACCATTTAAGAAAGTAAATTAAAGTTGGCGTCTGTTTTTTGCAAACATATTTTtgtatctttcattttctattgtaggcctattttatttttgttattttcttttatcttctaaaTGCCCGTATGTAATTAATATTTTATCGGACAATGATGGGTATTTACGTATAAGGTACTGATGAATGCGCAATGAAATGAAGTGAAGATTAgtccataaaaaatatattcatatatacaaaatctATGAAAGAAAGGTATGCAGAGAGACAACAACTCTGAAATTAGGCCTGTAGTTCATATTTCAACATTGATCAACTCTTACACCATTTccagcatatatatagtatatacatggcacgcaattatatgaaaatatgttaggaaaaacaagaaagcgtttttgttttttttttctttctctgtttcgtgCAGGGGATTGAAACAAGTTCGGTTTCGCCTCCACTATGCTCGTCACGTGATGAGACTGAGCGCGCCCGCGTGTCGTGCAGGTGGTGTGTGTGCTGACTCCGCCCAgctcacgcacacacccatacacacgcggTCGTTCACTCGCCctcacatgtactcacacacacacacacacacacacacacacacacacacacacacacacacacacacaataacccaTACACActtgaaatatatgcatatattatgatCTAGCCCCAACTACAAGTGAGCCAAAACACGGCTTACATACGTATCATTTAACCAGTAACAGTATTGAAAATTCATAGTCGAAActtaagaaaagagaacgaaacatGTTTTTTAATAAACAACGCAGATCTACTTAACACTTTTTTAACAAACAACGCAGATCTACTTAACACTTTTTTTAATAAACTTCACAGAGTACTGAATACTGTCGACTAAATGGGAATTCGGTTCTAAAGACGAGTCTGAATACGGAACGAGCAGCTGTCTCGCTGGCGCCCCTGGTATGGAGACCGATGTTGAAATATTTTGGCGGTGTCGTTGTCCATGGGTTGTCGCGCGTGGGTCCGGGCCGGGGGCATAGGGGTATTGCGTCTCGTGGGCACGCAGATGGCAGCAGCGTTTGTGCTACTGATCATTGCTGTACGGGGATCGAGTATCTTTTTTCGGGGCTCTATTCAGCGGCGCCCCTTCCGCGCTCTTCCTCTACCCTTGTGAGCCCCTTCCGCGCTCTACTTCTACACCTGTGGGCAACTTTCACGCCCTTCGTCTACCCCTGTGGCCCCATCGGCGCTATATTATCCCTGTGGGTCCCTTTCACGCTCTCACTCTAACCCTGTGGCCCCATCCgcgctctccctctacccctgtgaccccttccacgctctccctctacccctgtgACCCCTTCCGCGCTCTTCTATCCCTGTGGGTCCCTTTCACGCTCTCACTCTAACCCTGTGGCCCCATCCgcgctctccctctacccctgtaACCCTTTCCacgctctccctctacccctgtgaccccttccacgctctccctctacccctgtgACCCCTTCCGCGCTCTTCTATCCCAGTGGGTCCCTTTCACGCTCTCACTCTAACCCTGTGGCCCCATCCgcgctctccctctacccctgtgATCCCTTCCGTGCTCTCCCTTTACCCGTGGGGCCCTTGTACCATCACGGCTTTACAATAATCGGGCATCTCCCATCCTCTAAGTTAATTCTATGATAAAGATCCGCTAGACTTCATAAGCTGCTCTCACGGGCCGCCCAGAAAGCATGGCCCAGCGAAAGTTGCGTCTCTTCTCCCTATTCGTGGACTCCGCTGCTGCCCCGGTGTTTGCCGAGCAGAGAGAACGAATAGGAACTCTAAGGACAATAAGCTATGGTGTGGAGCAATGACGAATCTGTAATCAgtacaaaagataatgataatgaaaaagtaaaatcTACTTGCATATACTCGAGCAGTGGTAGTGCGGTACATTGACGTTTTGGTAGATTGTGGTAGTTTCTAAACCACGCGTTTGTTTTTTCCTCAACGCTGCAACCACATACCTCTGCCTCGGTGTTAAAAAGCGCGcgaacaccccttcctccttttctgtcaGCAGCCGCATTTCATCTCCACGTATTTTGAAGAGCACGCCACAGCTTGTAGTGAGAACGGGCATTCATTTTGGCTTGGGGACTCGGGTCGGTCTATGAAAACATTCACGTTACATTTCACACTATCTTCTGGTTGTGAATTATTCGTGTATTTCACGTATTTTAGATTAGATTTCTCctaatcataatttttttcgtAGATATTACTCTGATTATAAATAAAGCAGAATGAAGAAATATAAAAGCGTCATCTGTAAAGAACAAATaccgtttatatttttgtttatgaacAATTCATGGATTTCAAGCATGAATGCACACTCGAATGTAGTAGTTTTTAGAGGttcgagtttgtgtgtgtctgactatCTGCGTGTGCTGTACATACCGTGCATATGCACTGTATGACACTATAACATGATATAAAATTCTTAATGACATGGACTCATATATTCTCTTGTTCGTATTCCAGATTGCTCCAGCTGTTCCCTCTTCACTTGGCTTCCTCTCCCACGAGGCGGTACCATCCCCGTCACCGCCTTCTGCCACGTCGCAGGCCCACTTTCCGCAATGGATCATCCTTCGGTACTGGAGCCGTCGCGGGCCTCATCTCGACGATCGGCCTGTGGGAGGACGCGGTGCCCTACGCGGTGTGGGGCCACGTCCTCGTCTTCGTGTGTCTCCTGGTGCAAGAAGGGGGCTTTCGAGGTGAGTTTTTGTGtcagttgttgtttgtttgtttgtttgtcgcgaTAGAAGGGGGCCTTCGAGTAGAGATTTTTGTgtcaattgtttttgtttgtttgttgcgatTGAAGGAGGCCTTTATGTTGGTTTCTTGCCcttgtttatatttgttgttttgttttattttatttatttatctttttttttcgatagAAGGGGGCCTTTGAGGTGAGTTTATTGcccttatttttatttgttgttttttgggggataGAAGAGGGACCTCTGTGGTGAGTttttgtgtcttctttttatttgtggtGTTCGTTCCTATGGAAGGGGGTCTTTAGGGTGAGTTTTGTGTGGGTGAAAGGGCGGTCTAGAGGtaagtgtttttttatttccatttgttgTATCTGTTCTGCTGGAAGGAGTGGGGCCTCATGTGATATATCTGCATATTtttgatagattatatatatatatatatatatatatatatatatatatatatatatgtatgtatatatatctgttaccTATCACCTGATAgacagtggggaagggagggagaggagcggttTTTTAACGCTAAAGTTTTTCTTTTAGTTATACCATACGAGaacgttgttcttgttattggtattaatatcattaccattattatcattatcattactatcattatcatcatatcattatcacctcatcattgtcattatcatcatctttatcaccacatcattatcattatcatcatctcatcattattatcatcattatcactaccataatcattatctcatcattattattatctcccccccccccccccgccggcagATCGACAGCGTGATCTACCCGATCGCCATCCGGTTCGACCCCCGCTACGGCGACCCCTTCTGGTACCAGGACACCTTCGGCCAGTACATCCTGAGCATGATGACGTCATGGGCCATCGTGTGCGACGTGTGGTACCTCCCGCCCACGCGCAGGGGACCCAGGGAGTCGGGGGCGGCCTTCGCGAGTAGGTGGGtaaatgaatttgtgtgtgtgtgtgagattgtgattgtatgtgtctgtgtttgtgtgtgtgtcttgttctttaaattttctccattttctattatttcctattttttattacttttctgcATTTGTATCAATTTTTGATAGTTATTCTAAATACATTTATAGTAACTGGCCTTTTTTCGTAGCAATTCTCTACTTAGTATTTTTCTTTAGTTATACCATCATTTTGTAAagtaatttcccattttctctcattatttacCATAAAGTACGTTATTCCTTACTTATTCTCTAGTTAGTTCCCCCCTTTTTCAACATTCGGCATTTTTCTTTAGTTATACCCTCATTTTTCTGAagttatttcccattttctcccgttttctatcAAAGAGTACAGGGCTTGATCGCTCACAAGGGAGGCTTCGTCCAGTTGGCTTGGGACGGATCTAGACCTTCCAGAACACGAAGAATAAGGCatggagaagaaaacaagaagaatggAAACAAGCGCAACAGAGAGAATATGCGAGACACTTGAGTGATACATGTGAGGAAAGTGAgaagcgaggggaagagaagaggggcgactatgatgataaaagaagaggataagagaaaaagagagagaaagagagggagggcttgagaggggagagagagagagaggagagagagagagagagagagagagagagagagagagagagagagagagagagagagagagagagagagagagagagagagagagaccgagacagacacagaaagaaacagagacagagaaagaacgagcgaacgagagaaggcacaagaaaagaaaaagcaagaaaggagaaataaaaggaataataataatacccattCTTAAGAAAATTCGCCCACGTACCTTGCTCGTTCGTCAGACACGTGACCAGACAACCAGAAGGTCGATTTTTGCAACAAAGGGCGAAGTTCGGCGTAGCGAAAGCAGCAACAGCAACTCATAAATACGGGGTTATTGCAGCCAGACGATTCTTCAGAGTTCAAAGGATTATTTATAGTGATTCACGAAGAGTACAGAAGTTCTTTTAAGTCCGTCGTTAAGTTTGAATCTGAACCCATTTTTTATTCTGCCTGTGACGGGTTTTATATAAACAAAATCGGAATATTACAATAAATTATCGTATTTCGAGTCAGACTTTTACCTTCAAAATATTAGATTAATTTCATTCCATCTGTGCGCTCACTTCAcagtacttttattattgctCATCCATGTCATCTCAGTCATGTTCATAATCATACTATTGTCAAGATCATGTCTTTTATTACAAAATGTCTCTTagtttgtatttgtgtgaaatcaaactgtcttttcttttgtatattttctgttttattactgttgattttttatgtgagataaaactgaaaattaaataaatgtcTTAAATGAGACAAGAAAGTTGACTGATTATCCTTATTCAAGATTCTATAAACATATCACCCTCCTGCGTTTTATATAGAACCAGCATGACCTCATTTCAGTTCCATATAatacaattacaaaagaaaatTGGGACAGATTCAGGAGCGAAACCAATAAGAATGCTCTTAAATATTCTTGAACTTGTCATAGTATTTCGCACAATTAGTCTAGGATTCATAAATGCCTCACATTAGTTATGTACCTCGGTGCTTTGTTAGGAAGAAAAGGTGTATATAAGCACTCTctcattatttcctttgtttatatatataaatacaaaacacaGGTAGATTCGTAAAGGTAAATGGAGAGGGGAATGTTAGAAAAATATTGTTAcatggaggaaatgagagatagggagattattacattcatttagggaaagagagagagagagagagagagagatgaattttCTTGTATATGGACGTGCATGTAATCTCaagtaaatacatatctatcaatctagacatgcCTATGTtacggacagacagatatataaatgcata
This genomic stretch from Penaeus vannamei isolate JL-2024 chromosome 28, ASM4276789v1, whole genome shotgun sequence harbors:
- the LOC113812909 gene encoding glycerol-3-phosphate acyltransferase 4-like — encoded protein: MDHPSVLEPSRASSRRSACGRTRCPTRCGATSSSSCVSWCKKGAFEIDSVIYPIAIRFDPRYGDPFWYQDTFGQYILSMMTSWAIVCDVWYLPPTRRGPRESGAAFASRVQGLIAHKGGFVQLAWDGSRPSRTRRIRHGEENKKNGNKRNRENMRDT